One Alicyclobacillus acidoterrestris DNA window includes the following coding sequences:
- the gpmI gene encoding 2,3-bisphosphoglycerate-independent phosphoglycerate mutase: MSEGTFERKARPSGSGPVALIILDGFGLNPEREGNAVALANTPTLDKLWATYPHTTLLASGEAVGLPEGQFGNSEVGHSNIGAGRILYQELTKINKAIREGDFFENEVLKRVMNAVNRNDKTLHLCGLISDGGVHSHIDHALALLRMAAGLDVKKVVLHAFLDGRDTAPKTGAEFIERVQALMDDLGTGVIGSVVGRYYAMDRDKRWERVSRAYNAMVHGEGEHVRDVVGAIRDSYDKDVTDEFVLPIIQVDEEGEPVGKIADGDGLVFFNFRPDRAIQLSQAFTNDDFSGFDRGENPPKVDFVSMVKFSDTVGGQIAYPPTSPKNTYGEVVSAAGLRQLRIAETEKFPHVTFFFSGGREQEFPGEERVLINSPKVATYDLKPEMSAYEVADAAAKRLRSGEIDTMILNFANPDMVGHTGVLEAAIKACEAVDECLNTVLEALAEVNGVALVTADHGNADIMVFPDTQEVCTTHTTNPVPFVITKPGVELREDGVLADLAPTMLSLLGVEQPEEMTGKSLIVNG; the protein is encoded by the coding sequence ATGAGCGAAGGAACATTTGAACGCAAAGCGCGCCCTAGTGGGTCGGGGCCAGTGGCCTTGATCATCCTGGACGGCTTTGGCTTGAATCCAGAGCGGGAGGGCAACGCGGTCGCGCTCGCCAACACCCCGACACTGGATAAGTTGTGGGCGACATACCCACATACCACGCTGCTGGCCAGTGGCGAGGCTGTGGGATTGCCAGAGGGGCAATTTGGCAACTCTGAGGTTGGACACTCAAATATTGGCGCAGGTCGTATTCTGTACCAAGAATTGACCAAGATTAACAAGGCCATTCGCGAGGGCGACTTCTTTGAGAACGAAGTGCTGAAGCGCGTGATGAACGCCGTCAACCGAAACGATAAAACCTTGCACTTGTGTGGGCTGATTTCGGATGGAGGCGTGCACAGCCATATTGATCACGCACTTGCCCTGCTACGCATGGCCGCGGGGCTCGACGTCAAGAAGGTCGTGCTTCACGCGTTTCTCGATGGTCGCGACACCGCGCCGAAGACAGGAGCCGAGTTCATCGAACGCGTGCAGGCATTGATGGATGACCTTGGCACCGGCGTCATCGGCAGTGTCGTGGGTCGTTATTACGCGATGGATCGCGACAAGCGCTGGGAGCGCGTCAGTCGCGCGTACAACGCCATGGTTCACGGCGAGGGCGAACACGTACGCGATGTCGTTGGCGCGATTCGCGACAGCTACGATAAAGACGTGACCGACGAGTTCGTGTTGCCGATTATTCAAGTGGACGAAGAAGGGGAACCGGTAGGGAAAATTGCCGACGGCGATGGACTGGTGTTCTTCAACTTCCGCCCGGACCGCGCGATCCAGTTGTCGCAGGCGTTCACCAACGACGACTTTAGCGGTTTTGACCGCGGAGAGAACCCGCCGAAGGTGGACTTTGTCTCGATGGTGAAGTTCAGCGATACGGTGGGTGGCCAGATTGCCTATCCGCCGACCAGCCCGAAGAATACGTACGGCGAGGTCGTCTCGGCGGCGGGGCTGCGCCAACTTCGCATTGCAGAAACCGAAAAGTTCCCGCACGTGACGTTCTTCTTCTCCGGCGGTCGGGAACAGGAGTTTCCTGGTGAGGAACGTGTTCTCATCAATTCGCCGAAGGTCGCTACATACGACTTGAAGCCGGAGATGAGCGCGTACGAAGTGGCCGATGCGGCAGCGAAGCGGCTTCGTAGTGGCGAGATCGACACGATGATATTGAACTTCGCCAATCCGGACATGGTCGGTCACACCGGCGTGTTGGAAGCGGCCATCAAGGCGTGCGAGGCAGTGGACGAGTGTCTGAACACGGTGCTCGAAGCGCTCGCGGAGGTCAATGGGGTCGCGCTGGTGACAGCTGATCACGGGAACGCCGACATTATGGTCTTCCCGGACACGCAGGAAGTGTGCACGACGCACACGACCAATCCGGTGCCATTCGTCATTACGAAGCCTGGGGTCGAGTTGCGCGAAGACGGCGTGTTGGCGGATTTGGCGCCGACGATGCTGAGCCTGCTCGGCGTCGAGCAGCCGGAAGAAATGACCGGCAAATCGCTCATTGTCAATGGGTAA
- the eno gene encoding phosphopyruvate hydratase — MSEIFDVHAREVLDSRGNPTVEVEVELESGAFGRAIVPSGASTGAHEAVELRDGDKSRYLGKGVLQAVQNVNEIITPELIGEEALDQVGIDQLLISLDGTPNKGKLGANAILTVSMAVAKAAAEEVGLPLYRYLGGFYAHTLPTPMMNILNGGKHADNTVDIQEFMVVPHGATTFREALRMGAEIFHNLKSVLGSRGLATTVGDEGGFAPNLKTNEEAIQIIVEAIEKAGYKPGEQASIALDVASTELFKDGKYHFEGEGVTRTADEMIAYYEKLLGQYPIISIEDGLSEDDWEGWAKMTQTIGNRVQLVGDDLFVTNTDRLKQGIEQNVGNSILVKVNQIGTLTETFAAIELAKRARYTSIISHRSGESEDTTIADIAVATNAGQIKTGAPSRTDRVAKYNQLLRIEEELGGAAQYAGKSAFVER; from the coding sequence ATGTCCGAGATTTTTGACGTACACGCCCGCGAGGTATTAGATTCCCGCGGCAACCCGACCGTTGAGGTAGAAGTAGAGCTGGAGAGCGGCGCCTTTGGCCGTGCGATTGTTCCGTCTGGCGCATCGACAGGTGCCCACGAAGCCGTTGAGTTGCGCGACGGCGACAAGAGCCGCTATCTCGGCAAAGGCGTCCTGCAGGCTGTGCAGAACGTCAATGAGATCATCACGCCGGAGCTGATTGGCGAAGAGGCACTTGACCAAGTGGGAATCGACCAATTGCTGATTAGCCTCGATGGCACGCCGAACAAGGGCAAACTGGGCGCCAATGCGATTTTGACGGTCTCCATGGCGGTTGCCAAAGCGGCTGCGGAAGAGGTCGGCTTGCCATTGTACCGCTACCTGGGTGGCTTCTACGCGCACACCCTGCCGACGCCAATGATGAACATCCTCAATGGCGGCAAGCATGCGGACAACACGGTGGACATTCAGGAATTCATGGTTGTGCCACACGGCGCGACGACGTTCCGCGAAGCACTGCGCATGGGCGCGGAGATTTTCCACAACTTGAAGAGCGTGCTCGGTAGCCGCGGTTTGGCTACGACCGTCGGTGACGAGGGCGGCTTTGCGCCGAACTTGAAGACGAACGAAGAGGCCATTCAAATCATCGTCGAGGCGATTGAGAAGGCAGGCTATAAGCCAGGCGAACAAGCGTCCATCGCGCTCGACGTCGCATCGACTGAGTTGTTCAAGGATGGCAAGTACCACTTTGAAGGCGAAGGCGTCACGCGTACGGCGGACGAGATGATTGCGTACTACGAGAAGTTGCTCGGACAATACCCGATTATCTCCATCGAGGACGGCCTGTCTGAGGACGACTGGGAAGGTTGGGCGAAGATGACCCAAACCATCGGCAACCGCGTGCAACTCGTCGGTGACGATTTGTTCGTCACGAACACCGACCGCCTGAAACAGGGCATCGAGCAAAACGTCGGCAACTCGATTCTCGTCAAAGTCAACCAAATCGGTACGCTGACCGAGACGTTCGCAGCGATTGAACTCGCGAAGCGCGCGCGTTACACTTCTATCATTTCACACCGTTCGGGCGAAAGTGAAGACACGACCATCGCGGATATCGCCGTTGCGACCAACGCCGGTCAAATCAAGACGGGTGCACCAAGCCGTACGGACCGCGTAGCGAAGTACAACCAATTGCTCCGCATTGAAGAAGAGCTTGGTGGGGCCGCACAGTATGCTGGAAAATCGGCATTTGTCGAACGCTAA
- the secG gene encoding preprotein translocase subunit SecG — protein sequence MIFAAEIVLVVLGVLLIFVILLQSGRSAGLSGVIAGGSNQVTNRRSKGLDSFLGKVTVVLAILLFLLTMLIAFLFHHLK from the coding sequence ATGATTTTTGCAGCCGAGATTGTACTCGTCGTCTTAGGCGTATTGCTCATCTTCGTCATCCTGCTCCAGTCGGGTCGTAGTGCGGGATTGTCCGGTGTCATTGCCGGCGGATCGAACCAAGTAACCAATCGTCGTTCGAAGGGGCTCGACTCCTTCCTCGGCAAGGTCACAGTGGTGTTGGCGATACTGCTGTTCTTGCTGACCATGCTGATTGCGTTCTTGTTCCACCATCTGAAGTGA
- the rnr gene encoding ribonuclease R gives MQREELLEYMESDIYKPLTVQELSEVLGQTSASEFRDLVKLLTQLEDEGAVVRTKHNRYALPDTAGLVVGKLQMKARGFGFVISERDGEPDVYIPATEMNGAMSGDKVMAKVQNEGRGGAHREGTILRVVERANERIVGKITIYAHHAFVNPIDKRFTQDIFIPKEEIRDAHDGYIVVVELTSFPSATHGPVGRIVEVLGHPDEPGVDILSVVRKYGLPEEFPEKVLRATEAIPLEIAEDELKNRRDLRDEPMVTIDSESAKDLDDAVHVKLLENGNYLLGVHIADVGYYVKQGGAIDQEAFRRGTSVYLVDRVIPMLPPRLSNNICSLNPQVDRLAFSCQMEIDAEGHVVNHDIFPSVIKTTARITYNNVRKILEDNDEALIEEYKELVPMFRHMEQLALILRQKRMRRGAVDFDFEEIYVKVNDLGEPIDIIPRQRSIAERLIEEFMLAANETVAEHFHWLGVPFVYRVHDEPDADKMITLNAFLHNFGYHLKGAGGSKVHPRALQEVLNEVEGSREARMIATVMLRSMQQAKYKPECTGHFGLAAEYYTHFTSPIRRYPDLTIHRIMREVLAGPLSPEREAELRQFVEDASRQSSERERLAQDAEREVDQLKMVEYMQAHLDEEFDGIISSVTQFGIFVQLDNGVEGLIHISALDDDYYVFNERQMALIGERNRRVFRLGDPVRIVVTSASKEELQINFGLVEHRREATFVADHGGGGAIIYDEDLSPSERRQSILRRESRSSAAPKGTRSAVRSGGLKGRSRRDKLAGHTVEGGYGRSGRTRDAELPVDMPYDEWDADFPDPREAREQAQAEREGRREGHRDAHRAADSGRRRTTGGRRGERSGRSDRDTRRDASSRYADREDAAENGVRRSADGRTGGYRTWAARGGESAGGDRRRSGPGGAADDRAGAGHGDGHKPRKKHRGSVKTGAKMATRKAGGRSVTSGGGRSTGKKRKSR, from the coding sequence ATGCAACGGGAAGAGTTATTGGAATACATGGAAAGTGACATTTACAAGCCGTTGACGGTACAGGAACTGAGCGAAGTGCTTGGTCAGACGTCGGCGTCTGAATTTCGCGATCTCGTCAAGCTGCTCACGCAGTTGGAGGACGAGGGCGCTGTCGTGCGCACCAAGCACAACCGTTACGCGTTGCCAGACACTGCAGGTCTTGTCGTCGGCAAACTGCAGATGAAAGCGCGCGGGTTTGGTTTCGTCATTTCTGAGCGCGACGGTGAACCGGATGTTTACATCCCTGCCACTGAGATGAACGGCGCGATGAGTGGCGATAAGGTCATGGCGAAGGTACAAAACGAAGGTCGGGGCGGCGCGCACCGCGAGGGAACGATTCTCCGCGTCGTCGAGCGCGCAAATGAGCGCATTGTCGGGAAAATCACGATTTATGCGCACCATGCGTTTGTCAATCCGATTGACAAGCGCTTCACCCAGGACATTTTCATTCCGAAGGAGGAGATTCGCGACGCGCACGATGGCTATATCGTGGTCGTGGAGCTCACGTCCTTCCCGTCTGCCACACATGGACCCGTGGGTAGAATTGTCGAAGTTCTGGGCCACCCAGATGAACCTGGCGTGGACATTTTGTCGGTGGTGCGCAAGTATGGCCTGCCAGAGGAGTTCCCGGAGAAGGTATTGCGCGCGACCGAAGCGATTCCGCTAGAGATTGCTGAGGATGAGTTGAAAAATCGCCGTGACCTACGCGATGAACCCATGGTGACCATCGACAGCGAGTCGGCGAAAGACCTCGACGACGCCGTCCATGTCAAATTGCTGGAGAACGGGAACTATTTGCTCGGCGTGCACATCGCCGACGTCGGTTATTACGTGAAACAAGGGGGCGCCATCGACCAAGAGGCTTTCCGCCGTGGCACCAGCGTGTATTTGGTCGACCGGGTTATCCCCATGTTGCCGCCGCGCTTGTCGAACAACATTTGTTCACTGAATCCCCAGGTGGACAGGCTGGCGTTCTCGTGTCAGATGGAGATTGACGCGGAGGGACACGTGGTCAACCACGACATTTTCCCGAGCGTCATCAAGACGACGGCGCGGATCACGTACAACAATGTGCGCAAAATCCTCGAGGACAACGATGAGGCGTTGATTGAGGAGTACAAGGAACTCGTGCCGATGTTCCGCCACATGGAGCAACTGGCGCTCATCTTGCGCCAAAAGCGGATGCGCCGTGGCGCTGTTGACTTCGACTTCGAGGAAATTTACGTCAAGGTGAACGATCTCGGCGAACCCATCGACATCATCCCACGCCAGCGCTCCATCGCCGAACGGCTGATTGAGGAGTTTATGCTCGCGGCCAACGAGACGGTCGCGGAACATTTCCATTGGCTGGGCGTGCCGTTTGTGTACCGCGTGCACGACGAGCCGGACGCTGACAAGATGATCACGCTGAACGCCTTTTTGCACAATTTCGGTTACCACCTGAAAGGGGCCGGTGGCAGCAAAGTCCATCCGCGCGCCTTGCAGGAAGTGCTCAACGAGGTCGAGGGTTCCCGGGAGGCGCGCATGATTGCCACGGTGATGCTGCGATCGATGCAGCAAGCCAAATACAAACCCGAGTGCACAGGCCACTTTGGCCTCGCGGCCGAGTACTACACGCACTTCACGTCGCCGATTCGCCGATATCCGGATTTGACCATCCACCGGATTATGCGGGAAGTGCTCGCAGGCCCCTTGTCGCCCGAGCGCGAGGCGGAACTCCGGCAGTTTGTGGAGGATGCCAGCCGGCAATCGAGCGAGCGCGAGCGCCTCGCCCAGGACGCTGAGCGCGAAGTGGACCAACTCAAGATGGTCGAATACATGCAGGCGCACCTCGACGAGGAATTCGACGGCATCATCTCGAGCGTGACGCAATTTGGCATCTTCGTGCAACTCGACAACGGCGTCGAGGGCCTCATTCACATCAGCGCGCTGGACGACGATTACTACGTCTTCAACGAGCGACAAATGGCGCTGATTGGTGAACGCAATCGCCGCGTTTTCCGTCTGGGGGATCCCGTTCGCATTGTCGTCACGAGCGCAAGCAAGGAAGAACTGCAAATTAACTTTGGGCTGGTTGAGCATCGGCGGGAGGCCACGTTTGTGGCTGACCACGGCGGTGGTGGCGCCATTATTTACGACGAAGATCTCTCTCCGTCGGAGCGCCGCCAAAGTATCCTCCGCCGCGAAAGCCGCTCGAGCGCGGCACCAAAGGGCACGAGGAGCGCTGTCCGATCCGGCGGACTCAAAGGCCGATCTCGCCGCGACAAGTTAGCCGGCCACACGGTCGAAGGCGGCTACGGTCGCAGTGGCCGCACGCGCGACGCGGAACTTCCGGTTGACATGCCGTACGACGAGTGGGATGCGGATTTCCCAGATCCGCGCGAGGCCCGCGAGCAGGCGCAGGCCGAGCGTGAAGGCAGGCGAGAGGGGCACCGCGACGCTCACCGCGCCGCCGATTCGGGTCGCCGCCGCACCACGGGTGGACGTCGTGGTGAGCGGTCGGGCCGCAGTGATCGAGATACGCGACGCGACGCCTCATCCCGTTACGCAGACCGCGAAGATGCAGCGGAGAATGGCGTCCGCCGCAGCGCGGACGGCCGTACGGGCGGATACCGCACCTGGGCCGCGCGCGGCGGCGAATCGGCGGGCGGTGACCGTCGGCGCAGCGGCCCAGGTGGGGCCGCAGACGACCGCGCTGGAGCGGGCCATGGCGACGGTCACAAGCCGCGCAAAAAACATCGGGGCAGCGTCAAAACGGGCGCCAAGATGGCCACCCGCAAGGCCGGTGGCCGCAGCGTGACGTCGGGCGGCGGACGCTCGACTGGCAAAAAGCGCAAGAGTCGCTAA
- the smpB gene encoding SsrA-binding protein SmpB, which translates to MAKGNGSGKILAQNRKAYHDYFIEETFEAGLVLTGTEIKSMRKGSVSLRDAYARVEHGEVYLHNMHVAPYEQGNRFNHDPLRTRKCLLHKKEIHYLFGAVREQGFTLVPTKVYLKNGFAKVELGLAKGKKLHDKRESMKKRDANREIQRALRERQKG; encoded by the coding sequence ATGGCGAAAGGGAACGGGAGCGGTAAGATTCTCGCCCAAAACCGAAAAGCGTATCACGATTATTTCATCGAGGAGACGTTTGAGGCAGGCCTGGTCCTCACAGGTACGGAAATCAAGTCGATGCGCAAAGGCTCCGTCAGTTTACGTGACGCCTACGCGCGTGTTGAACACGGCGAAGTGTATCTTCACAACATGCACGTGGCACCTTATGAGCAGGGCAATCGATTCAACCATGACCCGCTCCGCACCCGCAAATGCCTCCTCCACAAGAAGGAGATTCACTACCTGTTCGGTGCTGTTCGAGAACAAGGATTTACCTTGGTGCCGACCAAAGTGTATTTGAAGAACGGCTTTGCGAAAGTGGAACTGGGCCTCGCGAAAGGTAAAAAACTTCACGATAAGCGCGAGTCGATGAAGAAGCGCGACGCCAACCGGGAGATTCAACGCGCACTGCGCGAGCGCCAAAAGGGCTGA
- the istB gene encoding IS21-like element helper ATPase IstB, producing MSEALLLAKTEESLLELGLKKAASILPASLEWAAGKQATYVEFLSRLLEAETEERFNRYLHTRLSLAHFPYHKTLADFDFTFQPSIDERQIRELAQLSFVEERSNVILLGPPGVGKTHLAVAMGMEALQNRMSVYFVTMQRLVADLRKAHQEGRLEKRLKVYIQPKLLICDEVGYLPLDALDAANFFRLVSERYEQGAMIITSNTSFTNWGTMFGDQVLASALLDRLLHHATTVNIRGNSYRMKDKLKAGVTHALREEVRD from the coding sequence ATGAGCGAAGCATTGTTATTGGCCAAGACGGAAGAATCCTTGTTGGAACTGGGGCTAAAGAAGGCCGCGTCGATTCTCCCAGCCAGCCTGGAGTGGGCTGCGGGAAAACAGGCGACGTATGTCGAGTTTCTGTCTCGTCTGTTAGAGGCAGAGACGGAGGAGCGGTTCAACCGCTACCTCCATACTCGCCTCAGCCTGGCACACTTCCCGTATCACAAGACGTTGGCAGACTTCGATTTTACGTTTCAGCCGTCCATCGACGAACGACAAATCAGGGAATTAGCACAACTGTCGTTTGTGGAGGAGCGCAGCAACGTCATTCTCCTCGGTCCGCCCGGCGTAGGAAAGACACATTTGGCTGTCGCAATGGGGATGGAGGCCTTGCAAAACCGAATGAGTGTGTATTTCGTCACCATGCAGCGGTTGGTCGCCGATTTACGAAAAGCGCATCAGGAGGGCCGCTTAGAGAAGCGATTGAAGGTGTACATCCAACCGAAACTTCTCATCTGCGACGAGGTTGGTTATCTGCCACTGGACGCGCTGGATGCAGCAAACTTCTTTCGTCTGGTCTCGGAGCGGTATGAACAAGGGGCGATGATTATCACGTCCAATACAAGTTTCACCAACTGGGGAACCATGTTTGGGGATCAGGTGCTGGCGTCGGCTTTACTTGATCGCTTGCTTCACCACGCGACAACGGTCAACATACGCGGGAATAGTTACCGGATGAAGGATAAACTCAAAGCGGGCGTGACCCATGCCCTGCGAGAGGAGGTGAGAGACTAA
- the istA gene encoding IS21 family transposase — protein MTESEKMEVRRMYQEGVSISELSRRTGHDRKTIRKVVQEQEDGNNPLSGTKRKGSKLDPYKPYVEQRMRFGVLNAERILREIREQGYTGGITVLREFMHPLRPVVSAKATVRFETGPGEQAQIDLGAFPYVDAEGNRRTLWCFAMVLSYSRMLYLEFIKASDQLHILQALRNALEFFDGVPKTILSDNCAPLVLSNDGHGHVEWQPAYLDFVKYYGFVPKACKPYRSRTKGKIERPIRYIRDSFWPTAFVDLADVNQQAVIWRDTVANIRIHGTTHERPQSRFPDEKLQRLPKHRYLLAYSALRKVLNDCRISWNASLYSVPWQYVGKNVLVRAFETGRLQIEYGGQVIAEHSLVDKHQVSSNPEHVKGIPMDTPRHSRGKVAGLQVEPDVEQRDLDVYEQIASGGQLQ, from the coding sequence ATGACGGAGAGTGAGAAAATGGAAGTTAGAAGGATGTATCAGGAAGGCGTGAGTATCTCTGAACTCTCTCGAAGAACTGGACATGACCGTAAGACAATTCGAAAGGTCGTCCAAGAGCAGGAGGATGGAAACAATCCTTTATCTGGAACCAAACGAAAAGGCAGTAAGTTGGATCCCTATAAGCCGTATGTAGAACAGCGGATGCGTTTTGGTGTCCTGAACGCGGAGAGGATTTTACGAGAGATTCGGGAGCAGGGATACACTGGTGGAATCACGGTTCTTCGCGAGTTTATGCACCCGCTTCGCCCCGTTGTCTCTGCCAAGGCAACGGTTCGGTTCGAAACAGGCCCTGGTGAACAGGCCCAGATCGACCTAGGTGCATTCCCGTATGTCGACGCCGAGGGGAATCGGCGCACACTGTGGTGTTTTGCTATGGTTCTATCCTACTCCCGGATGCTCTATTTGGAGTTTATCAAAGCGTCAGACCAACTGCATATTCTACAAGCCCTGCGCAATGCGCTTGAGTTTTTTGACGGGGTGCCAAAGACCATTCTCAGTGACAACTGTGCACCACTCGTTCTGTCCAACGACGGACATGGACACGTAGAATGGCAACCGGCTTATTTGGATTTCGTCAAGTATTACGGGTTTGTTCCCAAGGCCTGCAAACCCTATCGCAGTCGTACAAAAGGAAAAATTGAGCGCCCCATTCGTTATATCCGCGACAGCTTTTGGCCAACCGCGTTTGTGGATCTGGCAGATGTCAATCAGCAGGCGGTCATATGGAGAGATACCGTTGCCAACATCCGCATCCATGGGACAACGCATGAGCGGCCGCAGTCTCGGTTCCCTGACGAAAAACTGCAGCGGCTGCCGAAACATCGGTATCTATTGGCGTATAGTGCGTTGCGCAAGGTGCTCAACGACTGCCGAATCTCATGGAATGCCAGCTTGTATTCCGTGCCGTGGCAGTACGTTGGGAAAAATGTTCTAGTGCGCGCGTTTGAAACGGGTCGTCTACAAATTGAATATGGCGGTCAGGTTATCGCCGAGCATAGTCTCGTGGACAAGCATCAAGTCTCCAGCAACCCTGAGCACGTAAAAGGCATCCCCATGGATACGCCGAGGCATTCACGGGGCAAAGTCGCTGGTCTTCAAGTCGAACCCGACGTGGAACAACGGGATCTGGACGTGTATGAGCAAATCGCGTCAGGAGGGCAATTGCAATGA
- a CDS encoding toxin-antitoxin system HicB family antitoxin, translating to MSVEDYSGRILLRISPELHKQVAECAQASSKSVNAFISESLEERVEKMMGIVTPRFTRVIVGDLPVKEVREAVVVTQHPWYMQLANEHKVYLFNTKLGHVTPPRYLLFYETTKTEPDGTTNAFLVM from the coding sequence ATGTCGGTTGAGGACTACAGTGGGCGAATACTTCTTCGGATTTCCCCTGAATTGCACAAACAGGTTGCAGAATGTGCTCAGGCGTCCTCAAAGAGCGTGAATGCTTTTATCTCTGAATCACTAGAGGAAAGGGTTGAGAAGATGATGGGTATCGTGACGCCGAGGTTTACACGAGTCATTGTAGGTGATCTGCCAGTGAAAGAGGTTCGCGAGGCTGTTGTGGTGACACAACATCCTTGGTACATGCAACTTGCCAATGAACATAAAGTCTACCTGTTCAACACAAAACTGGGTCACGTCACGCCCCCGAGATACCTGCTTTTTTATGAAACAACCAAAACCGAGCCTGATGGGACCACGAACGCGTTCCTCGTCATGTAA
- a CDS encoding DEAD/DEAH box helicase, which produces MSIQQVYGRLLSDESRNDMIFDDLLSALDQGRSPILLTDRRSHLQYFEDRLKGVAKNIVVLRGGMGKKQLKAAQEKLNAIPPEEERVILATGRFIGEGFDDERLDTLFLVLPISWKGTLQQYAGRLHRIYDLKHEVQIYDYVDSHVPMLARMYQKRLKGYQAMGYTERKS; this is translated from the coding sequence TTGAGCATACAACAGGTGTATGGCCGATTACTATCCGATGAGTCGCGAAATGATATGATTTTTGACGATTTGCTGTCTGCCTTAGATCAAGGTAGGTCGCCAATTTTATTGACGGATAGAAGGTCTCATCTACAGTATTTTGAAGATAGACTGAAGGGGGTTGCGAAGAATATTGTTGTCCTGCGTGGAGGAATGGGGAAGAAACAGTTGAAAGCCGCCCAGGAAAAATTAAATGCGATTCCACCGGAAGAAGAACGGGTTATACTCGCAACGGGGCGCTTTATTGGCGAGGGGTTTGATGATGAACGTTTGGACACGTTGTTTCTTGTACTACCAATATCCTGGAAGGGGACGTTACAGCAGTATGCAGGCAGATTGCATCGTATTTACGATTTGAAACATGAAGTCCAGATTTACGATTACGTTGATAGCCATGTTCCCATGTTGGCCCGCATGTACCAAAAGAGACTGAAAGGATATCAAGCAATGGGTTACACAGAGCGCAAGTCGTAA
- a CDS encoding YdeI/OmpD-associated family protein, which translates to MTTHKLNPKVDEFLSKAKKWREEYEKLRDIALDCDLTEEFKWMHPCYTFENKNIVLIHGFKEYCALLFHKGALLQDTHGILIRQTENVQAARQIRFTSVQEIIEMEPILKSYIYNAIAVEQSGLKVELKKDFTIPEEFQSKLDENPALKTAFEALTPGRQRAYILYFSQPKQSKTRVSRIEKCVGRILDGKGLND; encoded by the coding sequence ATGACAACTCATAAATTGAATCCGAAGGTTGATGAATTTTTAAGCAAGGCTAAAAAATGGAGGGAGGAGTACGAGAAGTTAAGAGATATTGCACTTGACTGTGATTTAACCGAAGAATTTAAGTGGATGCATCCTTGTTACACGTTTGAGAACAAGAATATCGTCTTAATCCATGGATTCAAGGAATATTGTGCGCTGTTGTTTCACAAAGGTGCCCTGTTGCAGGATACACACGGAATTTTAATCAGACAGACGGAGAATGTGCAAGCGGCCCGCCAGATTCGGTTCACGAGTGTTCAAGAAATCATTGAAATGGAACCCATTTTAAAATCTTATATTTACAATGCGATTGCGGTCGAACAGTCCGGTTTGAAAGTGGAATTGAAAAAGGATTTTACAATCCCTGAGGAATTCCAAAGCAAGCTTGATGAAAACCCTGCTTTGAAAACAGCCTTTGAAGCATTGACGCCCGGACGGCAGAGAGCGTACATTCTGTATTTTTCTCAGCCCAAACAGTCGAAAACGCGAGTGTCGAGGATTGAAAAATGTGTGGGGCGGATTCTCGATGGAAAGGGACTGAACGATTAA